A genomic region of Rubrivirga sp. SAORIC476 contains the following coding sequences:
- a CDS encoding NAD(+)/NADH kinase: MTYGITGNPTKDALWQPLSALVDSLAAEGLPFRLAEPLAAGLRDRGLSAHAMAHATDTPADGADLLLSFGGDGTLLRTAHHADGVPILGVNIGRLGFLTKAEVSEVWATIEAIEAGRTGVEERMTLDVEVDAPDLGDTPTWALNDVVVDKSGTTSMIQVEATVDGAFLNTYWADGLVVATPTGSTAYALSVGGPILVPGSETIVVAPIAPHTLTARPIVLPCNAELVLRVETRGHPFAFACDGVSTLLDGGVTVRIRRSEHVVRLVTLPDRDYFRTIRSKLSWGQGGVF, encoded by the coding sequence ATGACCTACGGCATTACTGGCAACCCCACGAAAGACGCGCTCTGGCAGCCGCTCAGCGCGCTCGTGGACTCCCTGGCCGCGGAGGGCCTCCCCTTCCGCCTCGCCGAGCCGCTGGCCGCTGGCCTCCGGGACCGCGGCCTGTCCGCGCATGCGATGGCGCACGCCACCGACACCCCGGCAGACGGCGCCGACCTCCTCCTCTCCTTCGGTGGCGACGGCACCCTGCTGCGGACCGCGCACCACGCCGACGGGGTCCCGATCCTCGGCGTCAACATCGGACGGCTGGGGTTTCTGACCAAGGCGGAGGTTTCTGAGGTTTGGGCGACCATCGAAGCGATCGAGGCGGGGCGGACCGGCGTCGAGGAGCGGATGACGCTCGATGTCGAGGTCGACGCCCCCGACCTCGGCGACACGCCGACGTGGGCGCTCAACGATGTCGTCGTCGACAAGTCGGGCACGACGAGCATGATCCAGGTCGAGGCCACGGTCGACGGCGCGTTTCTGAACACCTACTGGGCCGACGGCCTCGTGGTGGCCACCCCGACTGGCTCAACGGCTTACGCACTGTCCGTCGGCGGCCCGATCCTGGTACCCGGCTCCGAGACGATCGTGGTCGCGCCCATCGCGCCGCACACGCTCACCGCGCGACCCATCGTGCTGCCCTGCAACGCCGAGCTGGTGCTCCGGGTCGAGACGCGGGGCCACCCGTTTGCCTTCGCCTGCGACGGGGTCTCGACGTTGCTGGACGGCGGCGTCACGGTGCGCATCCGGCGGTCTGAGCATGTGGTCCGCCTCGTGACGCTCCCCGACCGGGACTACTTCCGCACCATCCGGAGCAAGCTCTCGTGGGGCCAGGGCGGCGTCTTTTAG
- a CDS encoding 4Fe-4S dicluster domain-containing protein, which yields MTPSGLPLYNPEADLSLFSNPAFRPTGLQRLGLVGVAVGVAACVVALASGLGAAHPLAFGVTALLGLGGGGVLYALGGLAHPAGVRTEGTMVSSNEARGAVGWAIGLALTGLYVVLYFWPAGLAGLIPLADPLSRLLRDQPATLDNGGQWFLYTTLYTLAVAVMGVRALVRYRHSRYHQLRTLSVVFFQTVIAFALPFFLVAIQQPELYLHYTWPLDYDLFFPWKIAELRAEGTLGVAMLIWGVVMIAVVTPVLTFFFGKRWYCSWVCGCGGLAETAGDPYRHLADTSTAAWKVERWMVHGILAVITAATVLLGVAAVAEVGWLDAVAGTVGWIYGLLIGSIFAGVVGVGFYPIFGTRMWCRFGCPMAAILGLQQRFFSRFRITTNGGQCISCGQCSAYCEMGIDVKAYAQRGQNIVRASCVGCGICATVCPRGVLRLENGADTSGASRAGVPVNNLILDLDILPDA from the coding sequence ATGACCCCCTCCGGCCTCCCACTCTACAACCCCGAGGCGGACCTGTCGCTGTTCTCGAACCCGGCGTTCCGACCGACGGGACTCCAGCGGTTGGGCCTCGTAGGCGTGGCCGTCGGGGTGGCGGCGTGCGTGGTGGCGCTCGCGAGTGGGCTCGGCGCGGCGCACCCGCTGGCGTTCGGCGTGACGGCGCTGCTCGGTCTTGGCGGCGGGGGCGTGCTGTATGCGCTCGGCGGGCTCGCCCATCCGGCAGGCGTCCGCACGGAGGGGACGATGGTGTCTTCGAACGAGGCACGCGGCGCCGTCGGTTGGGCGATCGGACTGGCGCTGACGGGCCTCTACGTGGTCCTTTACTTCTGGCCCGCCGGCCTGGCCGGGCTGATCCCCCTCGCCGATCCGCTGTCGCGTCTGCTCCGCGACCAGCCCGCGACGCTCGACAACGGCGGGCAGTGGTTCCTCTACACGACGCTGTACACGCTGGCGGTCGCCGTGATGGGCGTCCGCGCGCTCGTGCGGTACCGGCACAGCCGCTACCACCAGCTGCGGACACTGAGCGTCGTGTTCTTCCAGACGGTGATCGCCTTCGCGCTGCCGTTTTTCCTCGTCGCCATCCAGCAGCCAGAGCTCTACCTCCATTACACGTGGCCGCTGGACTACGACCTGTTCTTCCCCTGGAAGATCGCAGAACTGCGCGCGGAAGGAACGCTGGGCGTCGCCATGCTGATCTGGGGCGTCGTGATGATCGCGGTCGTCACACCGGTGCTGACGTTCTTCTTCGGCAAGAGGTGGTACTGCTCGTGGGTGTGCGGCTGCGGCGGCCTCGCGGAGACGGCGGGCGACCCGTACCGCCACCTGGCCGACACGTCCACGGCGGCCTGGAAGGTGGAGCGCTGGATGGTGCACGGCATCCTCGCGGTCATCACGGCGGCGACGGTGCTGCTGGGCGTCGCCGCGGTCGCCGAGGTGGGATGGCTGGACGCAGTCGCGGGGACCGTGGGCTGGATCTACGGGCTGCTGATCGGCTCCATCTTCGCCGGGGTCGTCGGCGTCGGCTTCTATCCGATCTTCGGGACGCGGATGTGGTGTCGGTTCGGGTGCCCGATGGCGGCCATCCTGGGCCTCCAGCAGCGGTTCTTCTCGCGCTTCCGGATCACCACCAACGGCGGCCAGTGCATCTCCTGCGGCCAGTGCTCGGCGTACTGCGAGATGGGGATCGACGTGAAGGCCTACGCCCAGCGCGGTCAGAACATCGTCCGCGCCAGCTGTGTGGGATGCGGCATCTGCGCGACGGTGTGCCCGCGGGGGGTGCTGCGTCTGGAGAACGGAGCCGACACCTCGGGTGCCAGCCGGGCGGGGGTGCCGGTGAACAACCTCATCCTGGATCTCGACATTCTCCCCGACGCGTGA
- a CDS encoding c-type cytochrome, translated as MRLLLPVLLFVVVLLAAYAPAPVSPVASPEATVRWENLQVLPDTLSRDALMGIMRGFTGALGVRCDHCHARGSEGPPDFPSDANPMKDVARDMMRMTWQINTETLPAIEGLQEADGMQVTCYTCHRGGTHPATSAPAEGEAAPVERDRNEHPHGDHGSDG; from the coding sequence ATGCGTTTGCTGCTTCCCGTCCTCCTCTTCGTGGTCGTCCTGCTGGCGGCCTACGCGCCTGCTCCTGTTTCCCCGGTGGCGTCGCCCGAGGCGACTGTCCGCTGGGAGAACCTCCAGGTGCTCCCGGACACGCTCTCTCGCGACGCGCTCATGGGGATCATGCGTGGCTTTACCGGCGCGCTGGGCGTCCGCTGCGACCACTGCCACGCCCGCGGGAGCGAGGGACCGCCCGATTTTCCGTCGGACGCCAATCCCATGAAGGACGTCGCCCGCGACATGATGCGGATGACGTGGCAGATCAACACCGAGACCCTCCCGGCCATCGAGGGGCTGCAGGAGGCAGACGGGATGCAGGTCACCTGCTACACGTGCCATCGTGGGGGGACCCATCCAGCCACGAGTGCTCCTGCGGAAGGAGAGGCTGCGCCCGTGGAGCGGGACCGGAACGAGCACCCGCACGGCGACCACGGGAGCGACGGCTGA
- a CDS encoding response regulator transcription factor, producing MSHRIFLVEDHPVMREGYVSLLNAEPDLHVVAQAASAEEGFDLSVGLEFDIAIVDLSLPGVNGVEFIKRLRSVDPDVKVLVVSAHDEGLYAERALRAGARGYLMKHESARRFVTAVRTVLDGEFYLSDTLQSRFLVDRFRQSGETTLSIDRLTDRELEVFEHFGRGKSTREVAELLGLSLKTIESHRANIKQKLGIDGAAEFMQRAVVWVESPMRPQSPDDE from the coding sequence ATGTCCCACCGAATTTTTCTCGTCGAAGACCACCCTGTCATGCGGGAGGGGTACGTGAGCCTCCTGAATGCGGAGCCTGACCTCCACGTCGTCGCCCAGGCGGCCTCGGCCGAGGAGGGGTTCGACCTCTCCGTCGGTCTGGAGTTCGACATCGCCATCGTGGACCTGTCGCTGCCGGGCGTCAACGGGGTCGAGTTCATCAAGCGGCTGCGCTCCGTCGACCCAGACGTGAAGGTCCTCGTGGTCTCGGCGCACGACGAAGGGCTCTACGCGGAGCGGGCGCTGCGCGCGGGCGCGCGGGGGTACCTCATGAAGCACGAGTCGGCCCGGCGGTTCGTCACCGCGGTCCGCACCGTGCTGGATGGTGAGTTCTACCTCAGCGACACCCTCCAGAGCCGCTTCCTCGTCGACCGCTTCCGCCAGTCCGGGGAGACGACGCTTTCCATCGACCGGCTCACGGACCGGGAGTTGGAGGTGTTCGAACACTTCGGGCGGGGCAAGAGCACGCGGGAGGTCGCGGAACTCCTGGGCCTGAGTCTGAAAACCATCGAGTCGCACCGCGCCAACATCAAGCAGAAGCTGGGCATCGACGGGGCGGCGGAGTTCATGCAGCGTGCGGTGGTGTGGGTCGAGTCGCCCATGCGTCCTCAGTCGCCGGACGACGAGTAG
- a CDS encoding YifB family Mg chelatase-like AAA ATPase — translation MLSRVWSSAVLGVDALPIEIETHTEPNIPRWTVVGLPDGAVRESRDRVWAALKTSGLPTPRGAVTVNLAPADVRKEGSAYDLPLALGLLAAIGEGLITQDVLDEVVIVGELGLDGAVRPVRGILPMAIGARDDGRRAMLVPPENAAEAAVVEGLEVYPVRTLQEAFNFLTRERGRGTPEPTHAHVASAVEAGGPDFADVRGQGLVKRALEVAAAGGHNALMVGPPGSGKTMLARRLPGILPPLSSAEALETTKILSVSGRSTSRGGLVSERPFRSPHHTISNAGLVGGGSNPMPGEISLAHNGVLFLDELPEFDRPVLEVLRQPLEEGEVTIARARATVRYPARFMLIASMNPCPCGHAGDPTRACVCAPGQVQRYLAKVSGPLLDRIDLHVEVTPVPFDDLSRREDAEPSAAVRRRVEAARERQAVRFASVAGRYCNAQLTSPEVRRWCRLDDAGRGLLKSALTRLGLSARAHDRILKVARTIADLDGAEAVAPAHVAEAIQYRSLDRAGWGVGG, via the coding sequence ATGCTGTCGAGAGTCTGGAGCAGCGCCGTCCTCGGCGTCGACGCGCTCCCCATCGAGATCGAGACCCACACCGAGCCCAACATCCCACGCTGGACGGTGGTGGGGTTGCCGGACGGGGCCGTCCGCGAGAGCCGCGATCGGGTCTGGGCTGCGCTCAAAACGTCCGGACTGCCGACGCCGCGCGGCGCGGTGACGGTTAACCTCGCGCCCGCAGACGTGAGGAAGGAAGGCTCGGCGTACGACCTGCCGCTCGCACTGGGGTTGCTGGCGGCCATCGGCGAGGGGCTGATCACGCAGGATGTGCTCGACGAGGTCGTGATCGTCGGAGAACTCGGCCTGGATGGTGCGGTGCGACCGGTGCGCGGCATCCTGCCGATGGCCATCGGCGCGCGTGACGATGGGCGGCGGGCGATGCTCGTCCCTCCCGAGAATGCGGCCGAGGCGGCGGTGGTGGAGGGACTGGAGGTCTACCCGGTCCGCACCCTCCAAGAAGCCTTCAACTTCCTGACGCGCGAGCGGGGGCGAGGCACGCCGGAGCCGACCCATGCCCACGTCGCCTCTGCCGTCGAAGCGGGTGGCCCCGACTTCGCGGACGTGAGGGGACAGGGGCTCGTCAAGCGGGCCCTGGAGGTCGCCGCCGCGGGCGGCCACAACGCGCTCATGGTCGGGCCGCCGGGCTCGGGCAAGACCATGCTCGCGCGCCGGCTTCCCGGCATCCTGCCGCCGTTGTCGTCGGCCGAGGCGCTGGAAACGACCAAGATCCTTAGCGTCAGCGGGCGGTCGACCTCACGCGGGGGACTGGTGTCGGAGCGTCCGTTTCGGTCGCCGCACCACACGATCTCCAACGCGGGCCTCGTCGGCGGTGGGTCGAACCCGATGCCGGGGGAGATCTCACTGGCTCACAACGGGGTCCTGTTCCTCGACGAACTGCCTGAGTTCGACCGACCGGTGCTGGAAGTGCTGCGGCAGCCGCTGGAAGAAGGGGAGGTGACCATCGCGCGGGCGCGGGCGACGGTCCGCTACCCAGCCCGCTTCATGCTGATCGCGAGCATGAACCCGTGCCCGTGCGGCCACGCAGGCGACCCGACGCGGGCGTGCGTCTGCGCGCCGGGCCAGGTGCAGCGGTATCTCGCCAAGGTGAGTGGTCCGTTATTGGATCGGATCGATCTGCATGTCGAGGTGACGCCGGTTCCCTTCGACGACCTCAGCCGTCGGGAGGATGCCGAGCCGAGTGCGGCGGTGCGCCGGCGTGTAGAAGCCGCCCGCGAGCGCCAGGCGGTCCGCTTCGCCTCCGTCGCCGGGCGCTACTGCAACGCGCAACTGACGAGCCCCGAAGTCCGCCGCTGGTGCCGCCTGGACGACGCCGGGCGGGGCCTGCTCAAGTCGGCCCTGACGCGACTGGGCTTGTCGGCGCGGGCCCACGACCGAATCCTCAAGGTGGCGCGCACCATCGCCGACCTCGACGGCGCCGAGGCCGTCGCCCCCGCGCATGTCGCGGAGGCGATCCAGTATCGGTCGCTCGACCGGGCGGGGTGGGGCGTGGGAGGATGA
- a CDS encoding NAD(P)/FAD-dependent oxidoreductase — MHVVLVGNGIAGVTAARHVRKADPAARITLVSGEAREPFARTALMYIYMGVLTQRHTWLYEERFWEENRIDRVVGQARGLDSGRSILDVDGAAISYDRLLIATGSTPVLPDWPGVGLTGVQGLYHLADLDRMEAATVGVSEAVVVGGGLIGVELAEMLRTRGIRVTFLVRDARYLPRTFSEAESALVAEAIRAHGVDLRLGAEVERIEGDDRVEAVVTTDGERHPAGFVGVGTGVRPSIEWLGDAVETDRGVLVDGALRTSGEGIWAAGDCAQLREPPPGVRAIEPIWYTARLQGATAGLGMAGRPRPYAPGVFFNSAKFFDLEWQVYGQTGGEGGDWEWTDGRRSVRIRHLRGAVIGVSALGVRLRQTVCSRWIAERWAVDRAVADLPAARFDPEFSSFVAT, encoded by the coding sequence ATGCACGTCGTCCTCGTCGGAAATGGCATCGCCGGCGTGACCGCGGCCCGGCACGTCCGCAAGGCCGATCCGGCGGCGCGCATCACACTCGTTTCAGGCGAGGCGCGTGAGCCGTTCGCGCGGACGGCGCTGATGTACATCTACATGGGCGTTCTCACGCAGCGCCACACGTGGCTGTACGAGGAGCGGTTCTGGGAGGAAAACCGCATTGACCGGGTCGTCGGCCAGGCCCGCGGCCTCGACAGTGGCCGTAGCATCCTGGACGTGGATGGGGCAGCGATTTCCTACGATCGGTTGCTGATCGCGACGGGCTCGACGCCGGTGCTGCCCGACTGGCCGGGCGTCGGTCTGACCGGCGTGCAGGGACTCTACCACCTGGCCGACCTCGACCGGATGGAAGCGGCGACGGTCGGTGTCTCCGAGGCTGTGGTGGTCGGCGGCGGCCTGATCGGGGTCGAACTGGCGGAGATGCTCCGCACGCGTGGCATCCGCGTCACCTTCCTCGTGCGCGACGCCCGCTACCTGCCGCGAACGTTTTCGGAGGCCGAGAGCGCGCTGGTCGCCGAGGCCATCCGCGCGCACGGCGTCGACCTCCGCCTCGGTGCTGAGGTGGAACGCATCGAGGGCGACGACCGTGTCGAGGCCGTCGTCACGACCGATGGGGAGCGGCATCCGGCCGGATTCGTCGGCGTGGGAACGGGCGTTCGGCCGAGCATCGAGTGGCTGGGCGACGCGGTCGAGACGGACCGCGGGGTGCTGGTGGACGGCGCGCTCCGCACGTCGGGGGAGGGCATCTGGGCGGCGGGCGACTGCGCGCAACTCCGCGAGCCGCCACCGGGCGTCCGCGCCATCGAGCCGATCTGGTACACGGCCCGTCTCCAGGGGGCGACGGCCGGACTCGGCATGGCGGGACGGCCCCGCCCGTATGCGCCCGGCGTGTTCTTCAACTCGGCCAAGTTCTTCGACCTCGAGTGGCAGGTCTACGGCCAGACGGGAGGGGAGGGGGGGGACTGGGAATGGACCGACGGCCGCCGCAGCGTGCGGATCCGGCACTTGCGCGGCGCAGTGATCGGGGTGAGCGCCCTCGGCGTCCGTCTCCGTCAGACAGTGTGCTCGCGCTGGATCGCCGAGCGATGGGCGGTCGACCGTGCGGTGGCAGACCTGCCGGCAGCGCGCTTCGACCCGGAGTTTTCCTCTTTCGTCGCTACATGA
- a CDS encoding L,D-transpeptidase — protein MMLLLGLGVLLAQTVASGPIPASTRQLVLVTTPDWTATSGTLQRYERGAEAGWVPVGDAVAAVVGRSGLGWGRGLHDASGLVGPSKAEGDGRAPAGVFRLSAAFGYDASLPTGLPYVPVPGLQCVDDPVSASYNVVRAPDDDPDWTSHETMRRRDGLYRIGAIVAHNGPGVDRDLLPAAASVDGAAPVSGAGSCIFLPVWNGPRSTTAGCTAMADPALAEILAWLRADAHPVLVQLPAGVRRGLQARWALPE, from the coding sequence ATGATGCTCCTCCTCGGCCTCGGTGTCTTGCTGGCGCAGACGGTCGCATCCGGCCCGATCCCAGCCTCGACGCGCCAACTCGTCCTCGTGACCACGCCCGACTGGACGGCGACCTCGGGCACGCTCCAGCGCTACGAGCGCGGCGCCGAGGCGGGCTGGGTGCCGGTCGGCGACGCGGTCGCGGCGGTGGTGGGGAGGAGCGGCCTCGGGTGGGGACGGGGCCTCCACGACGCGTCCGGCCTCGTGGGGCCCAGCAAGGCGGAGGGCGACGGGCGCGCGCCCGCAGGGGTGTTTCGGTTGTCGGCGGCGTTCGGCTACGACGCGTCGCTGCCGACGGGTCTGCCGTACGTCCCTGTGCCGGGCCTCCAGTGCGTCGACGACCCCGTGTCGGCGTCCTACAACGTCGTGCGCGCGCCCGACGACGACCCCGACTGGACGAGCCACGAGACCATGCGACGCCGGGATGGGCTGTACCGCATCGGCGCCATCGTGGCGCACAATGGGCCCGGCGTCGATCGGGACCTCCTTCCGGCGGCGGCCTCGGTGGACGGGGCGGCCCCGGTCTCGGGCGCGGGGTCGTGCATCTTCCTGCCCGTGTGGAACGGGCCCAGGTCCACCACGGCCGGCTGCACCGCCATGGCAGATCCCGCGCTGGCGGAGATTCTCGCCTGGCTCCGAGCAGATGCCCACCCGGTTCTCGTCCAACTGCCGGCAGGGGTGAGGCGCGGACTGCAGGCGCGCTGGGCACTCCCGGAGTGA